The proteins below come from a single Eucalyptus grandis isolate ANBG69807.140 chromosome 3, ASM1654582v1, whole genome shotgun sequence genomic window:
- the LOC104424946 gene encoding anaphase-promoting complex subunit 11: MLAAESAPSSLDFERQSSPSIAASSLAENEDESQALEWHAVASWTWDAQDETCGICRMAFDGCCPDCKLPGDDCPLIWGACNHAFHLHCILKWVNSQTSQAHCPMCRREWQFKE; encoded by the exons ATGCTCGCCGCCG AGTCAGCTCCCTCCTCTTTGGATTTTGAGCGCCAGTCCTCTCCCTCGATAGCTGCCTCGTCGCTTGCAG AAAACGAGGATGAGAGTCAAGCTCTTGA ATGGCATGCTGTCGCTTCATGGACTTGGGATGCCCAGGATGAAACGTGTGGAATTTGTAGGATGGCCTTCGATGGCTGTTGCCCTGACTGTAAACTCCCTGGGGATGATTGTCCACTGA TATGGGGTGCATGCAATCATGCTTTCCATCTTCACTGCATCTTGAAGTGGGTGAACTCACAGACTTCTCAGGCACATTGCCCCATGTGTCGGAGGGAATGGCAATTTAAAGAATGA